TGCACGGATTGCAACAGAAAAGTGGCAAAAAACGTCACTTTGCACAGGGCGCGGACACTTCAGCTAAGTGATTGATTTATAAGGCATTTAAGTCTTAAAAATTCCTTGACACTCAGTTTCTTAGGCTCATAGTATTTTTGTAGAAGGTTTTGACGGTCTAGCCTCCGTTGGAACTATTCTCCCTTGAAGGAAAGGTCGCCCAGTTGCCGGGCGACCTTTTCGATTTTGCGGAGGAAACTTTCTTCAATCGCAGTCGACCTTGATGGTTCCGCCGCGAAGGTTCAGAAATCAGAAAGCCAAGAATTGCAAAAGCCGCTCCCGGCAGGAGCGGCTTCATTATGAGTGCTGTGATAAGTTCTGGAGCCGACGATCGGACTTGAACCGATGACCTGTCGATTACGAATCGACTGCTCTACCAACTGAGCTACGTCGGCCTTCGCACTCCATTCTAAACGCGACATGAAGAATCCGTAAAGAGCGTGAGATCGGTCCGCGCGCTGACTTTCTTCGTATCGATAGGGATCCTTCGACTGCGCGACTCCGTCGCTTCGCTCAAGGAAGACAAAACTTGGCGGCGTAGCATTCGGTTTCCAAAACAATATTTCCGGAACAACGTGGTTTCCGGAACAACGTGCGACGCTCGTCGCCGTTGCTTCGAAAGTCAGGATAAGTGGGAGCTTCGTCGCTGGGAGCAGCATTGCTCAGAACTAAGTTGCCGAGTACGGGCGCGTGAGGTCCGTGTGCGTCGAAGAATTCTTTCCTAAATGCAGCATATTGGGTGCAAGTTCCGCGTTTGCTTCAACTTTGCTATTGCATCCAAACGGCAACTAACATCATAATCAGCGTCGAGCAACGCCCGGCGACGATTACAAAGTGAACCGATTCAATCGAACGGACGTACTGCGCATCTTGCACATCACGCCAAAACAGCTCTCCGGCTGGGAACGAGCGGGGCTGGTGGCTGTGGGCGAGACCTTCTCATTTTTCGACCTCCTCACATTAAAGAAAGTACGCGACCTTCGAGCCAAGAAGGTGCGTCCGGCTGTAATCCGCGAGTCGCTGGAAGCGATGCAGCGGCAAGTGAGCGGCATGGATAACCCTTTGCTGGAGGCGACGGCGTACGCGACCGGCTCGCGCGTTACCTTCCGCCATGCGGGGCATGTGCTGGACCCGATTGCAGGGCAGTTCGAGATGGAGTTCGAGCAGAACGGCACGCTGCTGTCGGCCCGGAACGTGAAGCCGATCACCACGGTTGAGAACGCGACTGAGTTCTTCTCGCGTGGAGTAGCGCTGGAAGACGATCCCAACACGCAAGATGAAGCGATCGCAGCGTATCGCAGAGTGGTGGAGCTTGACCCGAATTTCGCCGCCGCCTACATCAACCTGGGAACGCTTTTCTATAACCGGGGCGAATACATCCTGTCCGAAGAGCATTACCGCAAGGCAATCGCCTGCGATCCGCGCTATGCGCTGGCGTACTTCGACCTCGGCAATGTGCTGGATGAGACGGGACGGTTGGAAGAAGCCGTCAAGAACTATCACGTGGCGCTGCAATTGGCGCCCACCTATGCCGACGCCCACTACAACCTGGCGCTGGCCTACGAGAAGTTGAAACAGATGCGTAAGGCGCTGGTTCACTGGCGTGCTTATGTGAAACTGGACACGAGCGGTCCGTGGGCGGTTCATGCAAAGAGCCAGATCAGAAAGATTCTCTCGACCGAAACCCTGAAGGTCGTTTACCGCAAGCCCTCGCAGCACTAGCCTTCGCCGCCGGGCAGCAGAGCGCCTCGCCGGCGGCGGAATGTTAGAATCCTCACTCTATTTCAATCCCCGGAAGGATGACCTATGTCTGACGTTGCAGCAGAGAGGGCATCTCGCCCGCAGCCTCTTGTAGTTTTGAGTGAAGACGAACAGCTTTTCCGCGATAGCGTGAGGCAGTTCGCCGAAGAAGTGATACGTCCGAAGGTGAAGGAGATGGACGAGAAGGCCGCCTTCGAGCGCGACATCATCGACCAATGTTTTCAGCTCGGGCTGATGGGCATAGAGATTCCGGAAGAGTACGGCGGCGGCGGCGGAACGTTCTTCGAGGCCATTCTGGCCGTAGAAGAGCTTTCACGTGTGGACGCGTCGGCGGGCGTGATCGTCGACGTGCAGAACACGCTGTGCAACAACGCACTGCTGCGTTGGGGTACTCCGGAGCAGAAGAAGAAGTACCTTACGAAGCAGGCGAGCGAGTGGGTAGGCGCCTACGCTCTGAGCGAGGCGGCATCGGGCTCGGATGCATTCGCACTCCAGACGAGAGCCGAACTAAAGGGCGACGAGTTCGTTTTGAACGGACGGAAGCTCTGGATCACGAACGGCAAGGAAGCAAGTTTGTTCATCGTCCTGGCGACGCTGGATCCCTCTGCCGGATACAAGGGCATCACGGCATTCCTGGTGGAAAAGGATTTCCCGGGCTTCACGGTCGGACATAAGGAAGACAAGCTGGGCATCCGCGCTTCAAGCACCTGCGAACTGATCCTGGAAGATTGCCGCGTGCCGAAAGCCAACGTGCTGGGTGAAGTCGGCAAGGGCTACAAGATCGCGATTGAGACGCTGAACGAAGGGCGCATCGGGATCGGCGCGCAGATGCTTGGCGTGGCAGAAGGCGCGTGGCAGTATGCGATGAAGTACGCGCAGGACCGCAAGCAATTTGGCAAAGCAATCGCCGAATTCCAGGGCATTCAGTTCCAACTGGCGCAGATGGCAACCGAAATCGAAGCGGCGCGTTTGATGGTTTATAACGCGGCGCGGATGAAAGATGCCGGCGTAAACTTCGTCAAGGAAGCCGCCATGACGAAGCTGTTCGCTTCGCAGGTTGCGGAACGCGTGACGTCTCTGTGCGTGGAGGTGTTGGGCGGGTATGGTTTTGTGAAGGACTACCCGGTCGAGAAATACTTCCGCGACGCGAAGATCGGCAAGATATACGAAGGCACTTCGAACATGCAGCTTGCCACGATTGCGAAGCTGGTAATCAAATGATGACGACGAAAACGACAGCCCATCCCGGACAGACCGGGGTGGGCGAACCTTCCCCCACTATGCATGATGATCGCAGAAAGTTCGAACGACTGAATCTCACCGAGCACGCCGTGGCTGTGGACGAGAACGGCCTGCAGCTGGGCCGGGTAGCGCAGGCATCGGGCGGCGGCATGTTGATTTATGCGAATTCTGCGCAGATATTGGCTGAGCTTCCGAAGGGCCGGCGCATGAGAATACACATCGTGGAGCCCGCTTCTGGCACGACAACGATGATGGACGTCGAGGTACTGTACGTGCACGACGCCTACGTTGGCATGGGGTTTGTGACGCTTCCGGCATAACATCCCTAAGCGCGGCAGGCATCCAAACAAGAGTGTAAGTGCGGGATCTCCGGGGAGATGGAGTTCCTATGCGTTCTGTTTGGTTGACCGCCGCCGTTCTTCTAGCGGTGCCCCACCTGCAACTACAAGCCCAGGCACGACGACCGGCCACTACGCCTCTAGCCACTACCACGACGCTGGCACTGGAAACTGGAAACAACACGAGCGCCGTGCGTGGTTCTCCCGAGAACGGCAACGTCGATCCCGGTAACGTCAGCAAACTTTCCCTCCATTCGCTTCTGTACCCCCACGCGATTACAAAGATCTATGTGCGTTACATGCCTTGGTTTGGCGACCCCAAGCACAGGGACGTCGGATATCGGTCAGACGACCCCAGCGCGATCGCGCGGCAGGTGCAGGACATGATGAGCCGAGGCATCGACGGCGCGATTGTGGACTGGTACGGAGCTGGGGACAAATTCAAAAACCGCTGTACGGAGTTGTTGCTGACCGAAGCCGAGCGGCGCGGCTTCAGCCTGGCGATATCGGTGGACAAGGGCACGCTGAAGAATTGCGAAAGCAAGCGTGGCTGCAATGTCACCCAGGAATTGATCGCCGCCATGAGGTATGTGAACGAGCACTTCGCGCGCTCGCCGGCCTACGTGCGTGTGAACGGGCGTCCGCTGATGACGTTCTTCGGACTGGAACATTCGGACATTGATTGGGGTCGCGCAAGGCGAAGCGTACCTGGAAACCCTCTATTGCTGTTCCGCAACTCAGAGGCATTCAAACTCGAGTACGGCGATGGAGCATTCTCCTGGATCGCGCCGGAAACGGTGAAGCCGGGCGATGCGCGCGGCTTCCAGTATCTGGAAAGGTTTCACAAAGCTGCTCGAGAAAACCCTCGGAAATTCGTAATGGCGTCGGTTTACAAGGGCTTCGATAACAGGCTGGCCGACTGGGGGAAGGGGCGGAAGATCGCCCAGGACTGTGGGCGCACGTGGCTCGGGAGTTTTCGAGAGGTGAACGGCTTCTACTCAGAGCAGCGTCAACTACCGGCACTGATCATTCCGACGTGGAACGACTACGAGGAAGGCACCGAGATCGAAACTGGAATCGACAACTGCGTGAAAGTGG
This DNA window, taken from Clostridia bacterium, encodes the following:
- a CDS encoding tetratricopeptide repeat protein, whose amino-acid sequence is MNRFNRTDVLRILHITPKQLSGWERAGLVAVGETFSFFDLLTLKKVRDLRAKKVRPAVIRESLEAMQRQVSGMDNPLLEATAYATGSRVTFRHAGHVLDPIAGQFEMEFEQNGTLLSARNVKPITTVENATEFFSRGVALEDDPNTQDEAIAAYRRVVELDPNFAAAYINLGTLFYNRGEYILSEEHYRKAIACDPRYALAYFDLGNVLDETGRLEEAVKNYHVALQLAPTYADAHYNLALAYEKLKQMRKALVHWRAYVKLDTSGPWAVHAKSQIRKILSTETLKVVYRKPSQH
- a CDS encoding acyl-CoA dehydrogenase yields the protein MSDVAAERASRPQPLVVLSEDEQLFRDSVRQFAEEVIRPKVKEMDEKAAFERDIIDQCFQLGLMGIEIPEEYGGGGGTFFEAILAVEELSRVDASAGVIVDVQNTLCNNALLRWGTPEQKKKYLTKQASEWVGAYALSEAASGSDAFALQTRAELKGDEFVLNGRKLWITNGKEASLFIVLATLDPSAGYKGITAFLVEKDFPGFTVGHKEDKLGIRASSTCELILEDCRVPKANVLGEVGKGYKIAIETLNEGRIGIGAQMLGVAEGAWQYAMKYAQDRKQFGKAIAEFQGIQFQLAQMATEIEAARLMVYNAARMKDAGVNFVKEAAMTKLFASQVAERVTSLCVEVLGGYGFVKDYPVEKYFRDAKIGKIYEGTSNMQLATIAKLVIK
- a CDS encoding PilZ domain-containing protein encodes the protein MMTTKTTAHPGQTGVGEPSPTMHDDRRKFERLNLTEHAVAVDENGLQLGRVAQASGGGMLIYANSAQILAELPKGRRMRIHIVEPASGTTTMMDVEVLYVHDAYVGMGFVTLPA